One window from the genome of Rhodopseudomonas sp. P2A-2r encodes:
- the ftsH gene encoding ATP-dependent zinc metalloprotease FtsH, whose product MATDDPDSRKQGITIGYFVAAGIGMLLLQWALATYSQIDTIPYSQFEQLVAQGGVTEVAVGQDTIQGKLKDKLPSGKSAFVTARVDQALAEKLAAKGVVVTGVPSGGLIQTILSWVVPAAMFYFIWMFLGRKLVDRQGLGGLMSIGKSKAKVYVETDIKVTFADVAGVDEAKFELQEVVSFLKDPKSYGRLGAHVPKGILLVGPPGTGKTLLARAVAGEAGVAFFSISGSEFVEMFVGVGAARVRDLFEQARKASPCIIFIDELDALGRSRQPGGFGGTDEKEQTLNQLLSELDGFDPSAGVILLAATNRPEILDPALLRAGRFDRQVLVDRPDKSGRIAILKVHIGKIHAGPDVDLDKVASLTTGFTGADLANLINEAAIAATRRNASKVTFDDFTVAIERIVAGIEKKSRVLNQAERRRVAYHEMGHALVAASLPGVDPVQKVSIIPRGVGALGYTMQRPTEDRFLLTASELKNRIAVLMGGRASEQLIFDGDISTGAADDLQRATEIAVEMVTKYGMDATIGQRTYAARPQAFMPSAQDTVVSAAQATSREIDLAVRDLIEAGRAAAQAILERRRDDLEAGTALLIARETLTVEEFAPLQAMRKATPDAA is encoded by the coding sequence ATGGCGACCGACGACCCCGACTCGCGCAAGCAGGGCATCACCATCGGCTATTTCGTCGCCGCCGGCATCGGCATGCTGCTGCTGCAATGGGCGCTGGCGACCTACAGCCAGATCGATACGATTCCCTACAGCCAGTTCGAACAACTGGTGGCGCAGGGCGGCGTCACCGAGGTGGCGGTGGGCCAGGATACGATCCAGGGCAAGTTGAAAGACAAGCTGCCAAGCGGCAAATCCGCCTTCGTCACCGCCCGCGTCGATCAGGCGTTGGCCGAGAAGCTGGCGGCCAAGGGCGTCGTGGTCACCGGCGTTCCGTCTGGCGGGTTGATCCAGACCATCCTGTCATGGGTCGTGCCGGCGGCGATGTTCTACTTCATCTGGATGTTCCTCGGCCGCAAGCTTGTCGATCGCCAGGGTTTGGGCGGGCTGATGTCGATCGGCAAGTCGAAGGCCAAGGTCTATGTCGAGACCGACATCAAGGTGACCTTCGCGGACGTTGCCGGGGTCGACGAGGCCAAGTTCGAACTGCAGGAGGTGGTGTCCTTTCTCAAGGACCCGAAGAGCTATGGCCGGCTCGGCGCTCACGTGCCGAAAGGCATCCTGCTGGTCGGGCCGCCCGGTACCGGCAAGACGCTGCTGGCGCGGGCGGTGGCCGGCGAAGCCGGCGTGGCGTTCTTCTCGATTTCCGGTTCGGAATTCGTGGAGATGTTCGTCGGCGTCGGTGCGGCGCGGGTGCGCGACCTGTTCGAGCAGGCGCGCAAGGCCTCGCCCTGCATCATCTTCATCGATGAGCTCGATGCGCTCGGCCGCAGCCGCCAGCCCGGCGGCTTCGGCGGCACCGATGAAAAGGAGCAGACCCTCAACCAGCTGTTGTCCGAACTCGACGGCTTCGATCCCAGTGCCGGCGTGATCCTGCTCGCCGCCACCAACCGGCCGGAGATCCTCGATCCGGCATTGCTGCGCGCCGGGCGCTTCGACCGCCAGGTGCTGGTCGACAGACCGGACAAGAGCGGCCGCATCGCCATCCTCAAGGTCCATATCGGCAAGATTCACGCGGGCCCTGACGTCGATCTCGACAAGGTCGCCAGCCTCACCACCGGCTTCACCGGCGCCGATCTGGCCAACCTGATCAACGAGGCGGCAATCGCGGCGACGCGGCGCAACGCCAGCAAGGTGACCTTCGACGACTTCACCGTCGCCATCGAGCGCATCGTTGCCGGCATCGAGAAGAAGAGCCGCGTGCTCAACCAGGCTGAGCGCCGCCGCGTCGCCTATCACGAGATGGGCCATGCGCTGGTGGCGGCGAGCCTGCCCGGCGTAGATCCGGTGCAGAAGGTGTCGATCATTCCGCGCGGCGTCGGCGCGCTCGGCTACACCATGCAGCGCCCCACCGAGGACCGTTTCCTGCTCACCGCCAGCGAATTGAAGAACCGCATCGCCGTGCTGATGGGCGGTCGCGCCTCCGAGCAGCTGATCTTCGACGGCGACATCTCCACCGGCGCCGCCGACGACCTGCAGCGCGCCACCGAAATCGCGGTGGAGATGGTGACCAAATACGGCATGGACGCCACCATCGGCCAGCGCACTTACGCCGCGCGGCCCCAGGCCTTCATGCCCTCCGCCCAGGACACCGTGGTGAGTGCCGCCCAAGCGACGTCGCGCGAGATCGATCTGGCGGTGCGCGACCTGATCGAGGCGGGCCGCGCCGCCGCGCAGGCGATTCTCGAACGTCGCCGCGACGATCTCGAAGCCGGCACCGCGCTGCTGATCGCCAGGGAGACCCTGACCGTCGAGGAATTCGCGCCGCTGCAGGCCATGCGCAAGGCGACGCCGGATGCAGCGTGA
- a CDS encoding BA14K family protein, with product MNISRGLCVGVAAAALLGMVAGLAPAGAAPLNPASTAMTSTAGSDIVAVRGRHGDAAAAAAAAGIAGLIIGGIAASQQRDYYGGPYYGRGYYAPAPVYVAPVGPGPGWEAYCFSRYRSFDPATGTYRGYDGRRYYCQ from the coding sequence ATGAACATATCTCGCGGCTTGTGTGTTGGGGTTGCTGCGGCGGCCTTGCTTGGAATGGTTGCCGGTCTTGCGCCGGCGGGCGCGGCGCCGCTGAACCCGGCTTCGACGGCCATGACGTCGACGGCCGGCTCGGACATCGTCGCGGTTCGCGGGCGCCACGGCGACGCGGCTGCTGCCGCTGCCGCGGCGGGAATCGCCGGGCTGATCATCGGCGGTATCGCGGCGAGCCAGCAGCGCGACTATTATGGCGGCCCGTATTATGGCCGCGGCTATTACGCGCCGGCGCCGGTCTACGTCGCGCCGGTCGGTCCGGGACCGGGCTGGGAGGCCTACTGCTTCTCGCGCTACCGCTCGTTCGATCCCGCCACTGGCACCTATCGGGGTTATGACGGCCGGCGGTATTACTGCCAGTAG
- a CDS encoding OmpW/AlkL family protein — MKKVMTALSVLMTTAALGALAAPAQAADLPAKAPYYKAPVVEEWNPWMIRLRVLGVIPENGGRVDQVPGSSLKTSDQVVPELDISYFFTKNIAAELILGVTKHHVTGADALAGVDVGKAWLLPPTLTLQYHFTDFGAFKPYVGAGVNYTWFFSQSAGGTTVIDSHLKDAAAPVVQFGFDYMLDKHWGWNVDVKKLWLRPGWEGRLANGTPITGKVNLDPWLIGTGITYKF; from the coding sequence ATGAAGAAAGTTATGACAGCACTGTCAGTGCTGATGACGACAGCGGCGCTCGGCGCCCTCGCAGCACCGGCGCAGGCCGCCGACCTCCCGGCCAAGGCACCCTATTACAAGGCGCCGGTCGTCGAAGAATGGAATCCTTGGATGATTCGCCTGCGCGTGCTCGGCGTGATCCCGGAAAATGGCGGTCGTGTCGACCAGGTCCCGGGCTCGTCGCTGAAGACCTCCGATCAGGTCGTTCCCGAGCTCGATATCTCTTACTTCTTCACCAAGAACATCGCGGCCGAACTCATCCTCGGCGTCACCAAGCACCATGTCACCGGCGCTGATGCGCTGGCCGGTGTCGATGTCGGCAAGGCCTGGCTGCTGCCGCCGACCCTCACCCTGCAGTACCACTTCACCGATTTCGGCGCGTTCAAGCCCTACGTCGGTGCCGGCGTCAACTACACCTGGTTCTTCAGCCAGTCCGCGGGCGGCACCACCGTCATCGACAGCCATCTGAAGGACGCCGCCGCGCCGGTGGTGCAGTTCGGCTTCGACTACATGCTCGACAAGCATTGGGGCTGGAACGTCGACGTCAAGAAGCTCTGGCTGCGCCCGGGTTGGGAAGGCCGCCTGGCCAATGGCACCCCGATCACCGGCAAGGTCAATCTGGATCCCTGGCTGATCGGCACCGGCATCACCTACAAGTTCTGA
- a CDS encoding alkylphosphonate utilization protein encodes MDIKVRDSNGALLAEGDTVTLIKDLKLKGSSTVLKRGTVIKNIHLTDNEEEIEGRTDKIKGLVLRVEFLKKA; translated from the coding sequence ATGGATATCAAGGTCAGGGATTCCAACGGCGCGCTGCTTGCCGAAGGCGATACCGTCACGTTGATCAAGGATCTCAAGCTGAAGGGCTCCTCCACCGTGCTGAAGCGCGGCACCGTGATCAAGAACATCCACCTCACCGACAACGAGGAGGAAATCGAAGGCCGCACCGACAAGATCAAGGGCCTGGTGCTGCGGGTGGAATTTCTCAAGAAGGCGTGA
- a CDS encoding potassium channel family protein — translation MASLWLGLVRLVAGFRRGLRDPEFRAILFLIAVAIGVGATFFRVIEQWPWIDAAYFSVMALTTVGDATLAPTTAIAKIFTMGFSICGIGLMLAFLSRLSSFRDHDSNQDERK, via the coding sequence ATGGCATCGCTCTGGCTTGGTCTGGTGCGCCTGGTCGCCGGCTTCCGGCGCGGCCTGCGCGATCCCGAATTCCGCGCCATCCTGTTCCTGATCGCGGTGGCGATCGGGGTCGGCGCGACATTCTTCCGCGTCATCGAACAGTGGCCGTGGATCGATGCGGCCTATTTCAGCGTGATGGCGCTGACCACCGTCGGCGACGCCACCCTGGCGCCGACCACGGCGATCGCCAAGATCTTCACCATGGGGTTCTCGATCTGCGGCATCGGCCTGATGCTCGCCTTCCTGTCGCGGCTGTCGTCGTTTCGCGACCACGACAGCAACCAGGACGAGCGGAAATAA
- a CDS encoding DUF1013 domain-containing protein, with protein MSNAPLMPKATAVWLVDNTALTFDQVADFTKMHPLEIRAIADGDAAQGIKGMDPISNGQLTRDEIERGEKDKNYRLKLEESKVILPPAAKKKGPRYTPVSRRHERPSAILWLVRNHAELKDSQIMRLVGTTKTTIASIRDRTHWNASTLTPMDPVTLGLCSQIELDFEVQRAAKEKPTDQAYGGATLLPASETTRKEEEYETSERSGDDLNVDAVFAKLKGIGGTKKAEDDEE; from the coding sequence ATGAGCAATGCACCGCTGATGCCAAAGGCAACTGCCGTGTGGCTGGTCGACAATACGGCGCTGACCTTCGACCAGGTTGCCGACTTCACCAAGATGCACCCGCTCGAGATCCGCGCGATCGCCGACGGCGACGCCGCCCAGGGCATCAAGGGCATGGATCCGATTTCCAACGGCCAGCTGACCCGCGACGAGATCGAACGCGGCGAGAAGGACAAGAATTATCGCCTCAAGCTCGAGGAGAGCAAGGTGATCCTGCCGCCGGCTGCCAAGAAGAAGGGCCCGCGCTACACCCCGGTGTCGCGCCGCCACGAACGGCCGAGCGCGATCCTGTGGCTGGTGCGCAACCATGCCGAGCTGAAGGACAGCCAGATCATGCGGCTGGTCGGCACCACCAAGACGACGATCGCCTCGATCCGCGACCGCACCCACTGGAATGCCTCGACCCTGACGCCGATGGACCCGGTGACCCTGGGCCTCTGCTCGCAGATCGAACTGGATTTCGAAGTGCAGCGCGCGGCCAAGGAAAAGCCGACCGATCAGGCCTATGGCGGCGCGACGTTGCTGCCGGCCTCCGAAACCACCCGCAAGGAGGAGGAATACGAGACCTCCGAACGCAGCGGCGACGACCTCAATGTCGATGCGGTGTTCGCCAAGCTCAAGGGCATCGGCGGCACCAAGAAGGCCGAAGACGACGAGGAGTAG